A single Vicugna pacos chromosome 15, VicPac4, whole genome shotgun sequence DNA region contains:
- the ANKRD53 gene encoding ankyrin repeat domain-containing protein 53 produces MSGEGGLGGTWVPPRQGGQLPAPSPGSYPWAPRPGPQRQRELHVDHEESPPEGHPRQLGTGAQDPSLLSQVDECDQRMIGSSAQLFAASLGNLEWLRMCLNLNRGDMRPDDKGFTAIHFAAQSGRLACLQVLVEEYKFPVDLPTNNGQTPLHLVTQWNNEAMALACIHYLITQGAALNTQTRDGSTPLHLAARQGLLSCVKRLVQDGANVHAQDAMGCKPIDYCRIWNHRDCIRFLKDAMWKKDKKVFAREMGKLKRLKDQLVLMKQDFLAENETKQQILREANFKKWLHRKQQPQRHSLVHSTQQGPHTPPRATALSKTPTRGDLWPPKGFHLSPKERLIRMGPKPPSVTPAAISKQLTARRPKVWNPSNKVARPPTTQIGYPQGIRLGVHPDPRPEQDFSNFLKMRAHGHGGVSLYTVSGHQVAPVPRLPSEVIIRELFPSVRPHRMKVPQDFFSVTLRDIPRKRRLGPESSDGTLWTDSVTMCLRETCDEAFLAAVRAHQRLPTLPSPRPPPT; encoded by the exons ATGAGCGGGGAGGGCGGGCTCGGAGGCACGTGGGTTCCGCCCCGCCAGGGAGGCCAGCTGCCGGCCCCCTCGCCTGGGAGCTACCCTTGGGCCCCGAGGCCGGGTCCGCAGCGCCAGCGGGAACTCCACGTGGACCATGAAGAAAGTCCCCCTGAAGGCCACCCACGACAACTTGGCACAGGGGCCCAG GACCCCAGCTTGCTGAGCCAGGTGGATGAATGCGACCAGAGGATGATCGGGAGCTCCGCCCAGCTGTTCGCGGCCTCCCTGGGCAACCTGGAATGGCTGCGGATGTGTCTAAATCTGAACCGCGGGGACATGCGGCCGGATGACAAG GGTTTCACTGCCATCCACTTTGCAGCCCAGAGTGGCAGGCTTGCATGCCTGCAGGTCTTGGTAGAGGAGTACAAGTTTCCCGTGGACCTGCCCACCAACAATGGCCAGACACCCCTGCACCTTGTCACCCAATGGAACAACGAGGCCATGGCCCTCGCCTGCATTCACTATCTGATTACGCAAGGGGCGGCCCTCAACAC TCAGACACGCGACGGCTCCACACCCCTGCACCTGGCAGCCCGCCAGGGCCTGCTGAGCTGCGTGAAGCGGCTGGTACAGGATGGCGCCAACGTCCATGCCCAAGATGCCATGGGCTGCAAGCCCATTGACTACTGCAGAATATGGAACCACCGCGACTGTATCCG GTTCTTGAAGGATGCCATGTGGAAAAAGGACAAGAAAGTCTTTGCCCGtgaaatggggaaactgaagagGCTCAAGGACCAGCTGGTCCTCATGAAGCAGGACTTCCTGGCTGAGAATGAA ACAAAGCAGCAAATTTTGAGAGAAGCTAATTTCAAGAAGTGGCTCCATCGCAAGCAGCAGCCTCAACGACACTCCCTGGTCCACAGCACTCAGCAAgggccccacaccccaccccggGCCACCGCCCTCTCCAAGACCCCCACGCGCGGGGACCTGTGGCCTCCCAAGGGCTTCCACCTCTCCCCGAAGGAACGCCTGATACGGATGGGGCCCAAGCCGCCTTCAGTGACGCCCGCTGCCATCAGCAAGCAGCTCACCGCCAGGCGGCCCAAGGTGTGGAATCCCAGCAACAAAGTTGCAAGGCCCCCCACCACCCAGATCGGCTACCCGCAGGGCATCCGCCTGGGCGTGCATCCCGACCCCCGCCCAGAGCAAGACTTCAGCAACTTCCTGAAGATGAGGGCCCATGGGCACGGTGGTGTGAGCCTGTACACCGTGTCCGGCCACCAGGTGGCGCCCGTGCCTCGGCTGCCTTCAGAGGTGATCATCCGTGAGCTGTTCCCTTCCGTGCGGCCACACAGGATGAAGGTGCCCCAGGACTTTTTCTCTGTCACCTTGAGAGACATCCCCCGGAAGCGGCGCTTGGGTCCAGAAAGTAGTGATGGCACCTTATGGACCGACTCTGTGACCATGTGCCTGCGAGAGACATGTGACGAAGCCTTCCTGGCAGCTGTGCGAGCCCATCAAAGGCTCCCCACTCTGCCCTCCCCCAGACCACCTCCCACTTAA
- the TEX261 gene encoding protein TEX261 — MWFMYVLSWLSLFIQVAFITLAVAAGLYYLAELIEEYTVATSRIIKYMIWFSTAVLIGLYVFERFPTCMIGVGLFTNLVYFGLLQTFPFIMLTSPNFILSCGLVVVNHYLAFQFFAEEYYPFSEVLAYFTFCLWIIPFAFFVSLSAGENVLPSTMQPGDDVVSNYFTKGKRGKRLGILVVFSFIKEAILPSRQKIY, encoded by the exons aTGTGGTTCATGTACGTGCTGAGTTGGCTGTCGCTCTTCATCCAGGTGGCCTTCATCACGCTCGCCGTCG CGGCCGGACTCTATTACCTGGCAGAACTGATAGAAGAGTACACAGTGGCCACCAGCAGGATCATAAAATACATGATCTGG TTCTCCACAGCCGTGCTGATTGGCCTCTACGTTTTTGAGCGCTTCCCTACCTGCATGATTGGCGTGGGCCTCTTCACCAACCTTGTCTACTTTGGCCTCCTCCAGACCTTCCCCTTCATCATGCTGACCTCGCCTAACTTCATCCTGTCGTGCG GGCTAGTGGTGGTGAATCATTACCTGGCGTTTCAGTTTTTTGCGGAGGAGTATTATCCTTTCTCAGAG GTCCTGGCCTATTTCACTTTCTGTCTGTGGATAATCCCGTTTGCATTCTTTGTGTCACTGTCGGCTGGGGAGAACGTCCTGCCCTCCACCATGCAGCCAGGAG ATGACGTGGTCTCCAACTACTTCACCAAAGGCAAGCGGGGCAAGCGCTTAGGGATCCTGGTTGTCTTCTCCTTCATCAAAGAGGCCATTCTACCCAGTCGGCAGAAGATATACTGA